In Candidatus Dormiibacterota bacterium, the sequence CCCGAAGCCTACCGGATCGCGTTTAGCATTCTCCGGGACCGCGGCCTTGCCGAGGACGCTGCGCAGGAAGCATGCGCTTCGATAGCGCGCGCACTACCTATGCTAAAGAGCACGAACGGCTTCGCTGCGTGGAGTTACAAAATCATCACGAACCACGCAATAACGGCAGCGCGCCAACGCTCCCGCATGCAGACGGCGGATGCCCTCGACGATCGTGCAGCGCACATCGATCGAAGCGACGCGTTGGACATCGAGAAGGCACTCGCCGCGCTCCCGGTTGCCCAGCGGAGCGCGATGCTCTTGCACTACTACGCAGGCCTGAGCAGCAGCGAGATTGCCGCCGCGACCGGCCTATCCGCCTCAACGATTCGCTTTCACCTCATGCTGGCGCGAAGAACGCTACGCAG encodes:
- a CDS encoding sigma-70 family RNA polymerase sigma factor, with the translated sequence MPLVLENGLVDSARLGGAGLERLIVAVWPEAYRIAFSILRDRGLAEDAAQEACASIARALPMLKSTNGFAAWSYKIITNHAITAARQRSRMQTADALDDRAAHIDRSDALDIEKALAALPVAQRSAMLLHYYAGLSSSEIAAATGLSASTIRFHLMLARRTLRRALSAEEATIAPTSEEAIHHVH